The following DNA comes from Corynebacterium atrinae.
CGCCGCGATCTCCGCCCAGTCAGGCGAGCCCGGACCCCGCACCGTTAAGGAATTCACCCGCGACGAGCAGTTCTCCATGTTCGCCGTCACGTGGGACGGCGACCGTGACATCGCCGCCTACATCCGCGCCGAAAGCGCCGACGGCACCTGGGGACCCTGGTACAACGCCGAGCCCATCGGCCTCGAGGAGGGCGGCACCGCCAACGGCACCGACCTCATCTACGTCGAGCCGACCAACAAGGTCCAGGTTTCCGTCGCCGGCGTCGACATCATCGGCGACCAGGCTGTCGACGTCACCGTGCCGGGCGAGGGCAACGCCGAACAGGCCGAAGCCGCCGCCCCCGCAGTCGTGCCGGAGGCAGCCGCCCCCGCCCCTGCTCCTGCACCTGCTCCCGCTCCGGTGGAAGAACCCGCCCCCGCGGCCGCACCGGCTCAGGTCTCCACCACCGACGGTGGCCTGGCTCCCCTGCCCACCAACTACGGCGACATCAAGCCCGTCGCGGACGTCGCTGCCCAAGACGACCTAGGCGTAGTGTTCATCGACGGTAAGGCCGATGAAGGCGGCATCGCCCTCGCCACCAACTCGACGACCTACGGCATGCCCAACGTGGTGAGCCGCGCTGGCTGGGGAGCCAACGAAAGCATCCGCTGCAGTTCCCCGTCCTACGACAGCTTCACCCAGGCGGCGGCCGTGCACCACACAGCCGGATCGAACAACTACACCCAGGCACAGGCCGCCGGCATCATGCGCGGCATGTACGACTACCACGCGAAGGCGCTCGGCTGGTGCGACCTCGGCTACAACGCCGTCGTGGATAAGTTCGGCACGATCTACGAAGGCCGCGCCGGTGGCTTGGACAAGTCCGTTCAGGGCGCTCACGTGGGTGGATACAACCACAACACCTTCGGCATCTCCATGATGGGCAACTACGACACCGCCGTGCCCTCCACCGCCCTCATCAACTCCGTGGGCGAGATGATCGGCTGGAAGGCCGCAGTCGCCGGCTTCAGCCCGATGGGTAGCAAGTCCTACACTCCGCGAGCCTTCAGCGGGAACAAGTACCCGGCCGGGGTTCCCATGACCCTGCAAAACGTGTTCGCACACCGCGACGCTCAGGTCAACACCTGCCCGGGCCAGTACGGATACGCCCAGATGGGCAACATCCGCAGCATCGCGGAAAAGAAGTACCAGCAGATCAAGGGCGGAACCGCCAGCACTGGTTCCAACCCGATCATCACCAATCCGACGGTCCCGACGAACCCGGTAGTGACCGACCCGAACCGCCCCGCACCGCAGACTCTGCCGGCCCAGTTGAGCAGCGCCATCAACGGTGACACCACCGCCATCGCCAGCATCGTGGGAACCCTGGCTGCGGTCGCCATTGGCGCCGCTGTCGCAAACGGCTCCCTTCCGGGTGGAGTAAACAAGGTCGGTGACGTGGAGGTCATCCAGGGCCTGAAGATCGCAGACCTCAAGCCCTTCGCCGATACCGCCATCTCCATGTCGGGCAATTCCGACATCGAGAAGACCTGGAGCCGGATTTCCACCACGCTCGGCCCCGTTCTCGGTGCCTCCCGCGGCGGCATCAGCACCACCGGCACCACCACCGGCATCTCGGCTATCGACGGCCTCCTGCTCGGCGCCGGCGGCGGCAAGGGAAGCACCGACTACGCGGTCTTTGACAACGGCATCATCCTCAACAACCAAGAGGTGGGCACCAAGGCGCTGTGGGGTGTGATCGCCGATACCTGGGCTGGCCAGGGCTTCGATCTCGGCCCGCTCGGCCTGCCCACCAGCGAAGAGTACGCCTCGGGCAACACCCTCCGCGTAGATTTCCAGGGCGGCTACATCACTTACGATCCCGCCACCGGCACCGTCGACGTCAAGCTGACTTAGGCCCAGTCGACGGAACGCTCCACGGCCTTGTCCCACAGGGCCACCAGTTCCTCCCGCTCCTGCGTCCCCCACTCCGGGGACCAGGAGCGGTCTTCTTTTTGCAGCGACCTCACAGAGTCAAGCGAGGGCCAGAAACCAGCACCGATGCCCGCGGCGAAGGCCGCACCCATGACCGTGGTCTCGATATTCGCCGGCCGGACCACGCTGGAACCAAGGACATCGGCCTGCAGTTGCATGAGCAAATCATTGGCCACCATGCCGCCATCGACCCGCAGCTCATTGAGCGAGAGCCCCGAGTCCGCGATCATCGCCTCCACCACCTCTTTGGTTTGCAGGGCCGTGGCTTCCAGGGCGGCTCGGGCGATGTGACGGCGATCAGCGAAGCGGGTGAGGCCGACAATGACGCCGCGGGCGTCGGGACGCCAGCGGGGAGCGAACAGCCCCGAGAAGGCAGGAACGATGACCACACCACCGTTGTCGTCGACCCGAGCGGCGAGTGTCTCAATTTCTTGAGCCGAGCGGATAATTCCCAGCTGGTCCCGCAGCCATTGGATGAGCGACCCACCCACCGCGACTGACCCTTCTAGGGCGTAGACCGGCTTCTCCCCCTCGATCTCGTAGAGGACGGTACTCAGCAGTCCGTGCTGGCTCACCATCGGCTCCGAACCGGTATTGAGCAGGAGAAATAGTCCGGTGCCATAAGTATTCTTTGCATCACCTTCCGCGAAACAGCCCTGCCCGAACATCGCGGATTGCTGGTCCCCGAGGATGCCGGTGATTGGTACGGCGCGCAGGGTGCCGCGGCGGCGCACCTGACCAAAGCGCCCCACCGACGGTCGGATCTCCGGGAGCATCTGGAGGGGAACGCCGACGGCGTCACACAGCTCGGGGTCCCACTGCCGGGTCCGCAGGTCCATGAGCAAGGTGCGCGAGGCGTTGGTCACGTCCGTGGCGTGCACTGCCGCGCGGCCCTCGTCACCGCGGGCGCCACCGGTGAGGTTCCACAGCAGCCAGGTATCCATCGTCCCGGCGAGCAACTCTCCCGATTCGGCCCTCTTCCGCGTGCCCTCCACATGATCGAGGATCCACGCAATCTTTGGGCCGGCGGAGTAGGAATTAGCCAGCAGACCCGTTCGCTCAAACCAGCGGCGCGGGTTATCCCCGGCGATGTCTTCGGTACGGGTGTCTTGCCAGACAATGGCGTTGTAGATAGGCCGCCCGGTCGCTCTGTCCCACACGACGGTGGTCTCGCGTTGGTTGGTCACCCCGAGGGCAGCAAAATTCTCTGGCGACGCATCGATGCTCACCATCGCCTCCGACACCGCCAGCCGGGTATTTGACCAAATTTCCATCGGGTCGTGTTCGACCCAGCCTTGCCGGGGCATGATCTGCTCGTGCTCGAACTGGGCGGAGGAGACTACGTCACCCGCCTGGTTGACAATGACACAGCGTGTCGACGTCGTCCCCTGGTCGATCGCGACCACATACGGCTTTTCCTGGGATACATTCACGGTCTTAGAACCAGCGCTCGAGGACTTGCGCCAAACCTTCGTCATTGTTGGTGGCTGTGACGAAATCGGCGGCGTCTTTAACCGAATCCCGGGCGTTGCCCATCGCCACGCCGAGACCCGCCCATTGGAGCATCTCGATATCGTTGGGCATGTCTCCCAGGCAGAGGACCTCTGACCTATCGACGCCGTGGAGCTCCGCGAGCGTCGATACGCCCAAAGCCTTGGTGACGCCAGGGGCGGCGATTTCGAGCAGCCCTTCATTCATGGAGTAGGTGACGTGCGCGAGGTCGGGGTCGATGAAGGGGAAGATTTTGTCGAACATCTCAGGCGCGCTCAGCCCTTCGTGGCGCAAGATCATCTTCGCCGCCGGCTGGGAGATGACCTCGTGTTCGGGGAGCACTCCGTACCCCTGCTCCTCCCAGGTATGGAGGAACCCGGGTGTGATGACGAAGATTTCTTCCTCCGGGTCGAAGGCGGACTGGCCGACGCGCTCGCATCCGACGGCGACCCCACCGACGTCGTAAAACGCCTCCTTCGCCGACTCCAGCACGAGGGTCATGGTCTCCGGGTCGAGGACATGGGAACGCAGGACGCGATCAGTCGCGGAATCATAGAGCACGGCCCCGTTGGAGGTGACGCACACGGGGCGCACGGTCAGCTGGTCCAACACCGGGAAGATCCAGCGATGAGGGCGGCCGGTAGCCAAAGCCACTTCGGTGCCGGCCTCCACTGCTCGGACGATCACATCACGCACCCGGGGAGTCACCCTGTCCTGGGAGTTGAGCAACGTCCCATCGACATCGCTGGCGACCAGCTTTGGTGCGTGATCCATGTTATCGCTTCCTGAACAGGTTCTTGAGTCGGGCTCTAACAGTGCGTGCGTTGCCAAGGGCCGCATCCGCGCGCTTGTTCAACCGCTCCGAAACCTTGGCTTCCTTGCGTTCCTTCCGCGCTTCACGCTCTTCGGCGTCGAGGCGGGCGGCGTCGAAAAGCGTCGGGGCGCTGCCGCCCTGATCGGAAGGGATCCAGAACTCCCCGGAAGGAAACGGGCCGTAGGCCCGGGTGTAGTCATCGCGGACTTGGTCAAGCATCCCGTTCATGACGGACTTCAAGCGTTCGGTGGCCACGTCCGGATCGCCGGTCGGGTCGACTGGCTCCCCAACGCGGATAAAGATCGGGGTATTGCTCCGCCCAAGCCGCTTGGGGTGATCCTTGGTCCACACGCGCTGCGAACCCCAGATGACCACCGGCAATAGCGGGGCATCGGCTTCCTCGGCGATGCGGACCGCACCGTTTTTGAAATCCTTGAGCTGGAATGCGCGGGAGATCGTCGCCTCAGGGAAGATCCCCACCAACTGCCCCCGGCGCAGCCGGGCGACGGCCTCGGTGCGGGAGGAACCTCCGGCGGCGCGGTCGACCGGCAAATGATCCATCGAGCGCATGAGTTTGCCGATGACGGGAACGTTAAACACTTCCTGCTTCGACATGAACCGGACCAAGCGCTTCCCCCGCAGGAGAGCTGGGATGCCAGCGAAGATGAAGTCGTAGAAACCGGTGTGATTAATGGCGAGCAACGCGGGACCCGAGGTCGGAACATTCTCCGCTCCGAACACTGTGATGGTCAAGCCCTGGGCGGACATGATCTTTCGCAGGAGCGGAATCATCACCCGGTTGTAGGGTGCTTCTTTCGCCTCTTGGGGGTGGTCGGGCACGGTGGGAAAGCCGCGGGGAACGTAGAAACCGCCGCGGCGTTCAAAACGAGTATGTCCGCTCATGGTTACCTTTTCGGTTCGATGACGTCCTTGCCCACGAAGGGGCGCAACGCCTCGGGGACGACGACGGAACCATCGGCCTGCTGGTTGTTTTCCAAAATGGCAACGAGCCAACGAGTCGTAGCCAGCGTTCCGTTGAGGGTGGCGGCTACCTGCGCCTTGCCGTTCTCATCGCGGTAGCGGGTCTGCAGGCGACGGCCCTGGAAAGTGGTGCAGTTCGAGGTGGAGGTCAGCTCACGGTAGGTCCCTTGGGTGGGCACCCAGCCTTCGGTGTCGAACTTGCGGGCGGCGGAGGCTCCGAGGTCACCGCCAGCAATATCGATGACCCGGTAGGGAACCTGCATTGCGGCAAGCATCTCGCGTTCCATGGCGAGCAGGGCCTGGTGCTGCACCTCAGCTTCCTCCGGTTTGCAGTAGACGAACATTTCCACCTTGTCGAACTGGTGGACGCGGATGATGCCGCGGGTGTCCTTGCCATAGGAACCGGCTTCGCGTCGGAAGCACGAGGACCAGCCGGCATACTTGAGCGGGCCATTGCGCAGGTCAATGATCTCGTCTTTGTGGTAACCGGCCAGGGCAACCTCGGAGGTACCCACCAGGTACAGGTCATCGCGCTCGAGGTAGTAGATCTCCTCGGAGTGGTCCCCCAGGAAACCGGTGCCCTGCATGATCTCCGGGCGCACGAGCACCGGCGGGATCATCAGCTGGAAGCCAGCCGCACGGGCCTTCTGGGCCGCCAGCAACATCATGCCCAACTGGAGGAAGGCCCCGTCACCGGTGAGGTAATAGAAGCGGGAACCGCCGACCTTAGTACCGCGCTCCATGTCGATGAGCCCCAAATTGGTGCCCAGTTCTAAGTGGTCCTTCGGCTCGAAATCGAAGGTGGTGGGCTCCCCGACCGTGTCCAGTACGATGAAGTCGTCCTCGCCGCCCGCCGGGGCACCGGCGACGACATTAGACAGGCGCATCTGGATCTCAAAGACCTTGTCCTCGGCGGATTTCTGGCCTTCTTCGGCTTCCTTAACCTTGGCCTTCAGCTCATTGGATCCTGCTAGCAAGGCGGAGCGATCCTCCGGCGCGGCCTGGCCGATTTTCTTGCCAAAAGACTTCTGCTCGTTGCGCAGGGCGTCGGCGGCCTGGATGGCCTCGCGGCGGATTTCATCGGCGGCTAGCAGTTCGTCGACCAGCCCGGGATCCTCGCCGCGGGTCACCTGAGAGGCGCGGACTACGTCGGGATTCTCACGAAGGAATTTGAGATCAATCACGCCCCGAGCCTACCGCGCGCAGGGGTCAACAGCAGATATCAGTTGCCCACTCCCCCGGGCTCTCATCTAATTTTGAGCTAAAACCTAAAGGCATTCCTATGCTGTACATAGTTTTTCACTCCCTAAATGCACACTGGTAATAACCAGCCCTCTAGAATAGGACTATGCCAACTTCTTCTCGGAAGTCACCTGCCCCAGAGCTACCCGATCGAATCATTGTTGATGGACCGATTCCCAAGCACGCTCAACTCAGGTCGATTTTGGAAGAAATGTGTACCACGCAACTACACCCTGGCGATATTCTGCCCGGCGAACGGGCACTGGAGGAAGCCTATGGCGTCTCCCGCATCACGGTCCGCCGCGCCATTGGCGATCTCGTCGCTTCCAACCGCTTGCGCCGCGTCCGCGGACGAGGCACCTTCGTCGCCCCGAGCCCCCTGGTATCGCGACTGCACCTCGCCTCCTTCAGCTCGGAAATGAAGTCCCAGAATGTCGTCGCCTCCTCGAAGATCCTCATGGCCGGGCGCGCCTGCGCCCCACCCGAGGTGGCGAGTTTCTTTGGTGCCACCCCCAGCCTGCTCCACACCCACCTGCGCCGACTGCGGCTAGGCGACGGTGAACCCTATTCCATCGATGACGGTTGGTACAACGCGACTTACGTCCCCAATTTGCTGGAAAACGACGTGTACAACTCCGTCTACGCCATCGTGGAACGTGACTACGACCTACCCATCACGGAAGCTGACCAGGTTGTCACTGCGGTGGAAGCGGACGACCATCAGGCCGAGCTGCTCGAGGTCCCTCCGGGCACCGCATTGCTCCACATCGTGCGTTTTTCCCGGTCCAATTCCTTACCCATTGAGTGGTGTTCCTCGGTGTATCGCACGGATCGTTACCGCTTGAATACACGCGTCTCCAGGGCCGAAGGGCTCTAATAGCTCTTCTAAAAGGTCTTGGAATCGCGTGGCGCGTTGGTATCGTCAACTCCAACTGGGCACAATGGGAGAACTATGAACCTGCGATCCGCTCGATCAGCGACAGCCGTGCGCACCGGCCTCGTGGCGACTTTGTGCGCGGCCACCGCGATCGGGACCTTCAGCTATGTCACTGGCCACCCGGTCGGCGGTGACTCCACCCATGATGGTTCGATCAACGCCTCCGCCGACGATCCAGCATCGTTCACCACGGCCGATGTTGGTGCCTGCCTCACGTGGAATGTCTCCGACTCGGGGGAAGTGACCAACTTCGAGCAGACCCCATGCGATAGCGAGCACCGCTTCGAGGTCTCCGCCCGGGAAAACCTGGGCACTTATCCGTCCTCTGAGTTTGGCGATGAGGCGCCCCGCCCGGATCTCACCCGCCAAGCCCAGCTGCGCGAAGAACTGTGCCAAGCCCCGACGCTTCGCTTCCTCAACGGGCGTTTCGACCCGGTCGGCCGCTACTCCATCGCCCCGATTTTGCCGCCCGCCGCTGCGTGGGAGGCCGGGGATCGGACGATGTTGTGCGGGTTGCAGTCCACCGATTCCTCGGGCATGCCCATGCTCACCGTCGGCAGTGCCTCCACGCAGGACCAGGCGCGGGTATCCAAGCCGGGGGAGTGCGTCTTGGTGGATAATTCCCATTCGCTGCGGACGGTCGATTGTTCTGAGGACCACAACTTGGAG
Coding sequences within:
- a CDS encoding N-acetylmuramoyl-L-alanine amidase; translated protein: MQQRRRIATSRQASVNPTLAIVLSTALVVSAAFGGNQILKTQETGGNPIDAAMATDSFASGANVVVEDAAISAQSGEPGPRTVKEFTRDEQFSMFAVTWDGDRDIAAYIRAESADGTWGPWYNAEPIGLEEGGTANGTDLIYVEPTNKVQVSVAGVDIIGDQAVDVTVPGEGNAEQAEAAAPAVVPEAAAPAPAPAPAPAPVEEPAPAAAPAQVSTTDGGLAPLPTNYGDIKPVADVAAQDDLGVVFIDGKADEGGIALATNSTTYGMPNVVSRAGWGANESIRCSSPSYDSFTQAAAVHHTAGSNNYTQAQAAGIMRGMYDYHAKALGWCDLGYNAVVDKFGTIYEGRAGGLDKSVQGAHVGGYNHNTFGISMMGNYDTAVPSTALINSVGEMIGWKAAVAGFSPMGSKSYTPRAFSGNKYPAGVPMTLQNVFAHRDAQVNTCPGQYGYAQMGNIRSIAEKKYQQIKGGTASTGSNPIITNPTVPTNPVVTDPNRPAPQTLPAQLSSAINGDTTAIASIVGTLAAVAIGAAVANGSLPGGVNKVGDVEVIQGLKIADLKPFADTAISMSGNSDIEKTWSRISTTLGPVLGASRGGISTTGTTTGISAIDGLLLGAGGGKGSTDYAVFDNGIILNNQEVGTKALWGVIADTWAGQGFDLGPLGLPTSEEYASGNTLRVDFQGGYITYDPATGTVDVKLT
- a CDS encoding lysophospholipid acyltransferase family protein; its protein translation is MSGHTRFERRGGFYVPRGFPTVPDHPQEAKEAPYNRVMIPLLRKIMSAQGLTITVFGAENVPTSGPALLAINHTGFYDFIFAGIPALLRGKRLVRFMSKQEVFNVPVIGKLMRSMDHLPVDRAAGGSSRTEAVARLRRGQLVGIFPEATISRAFQLKDFKNGAVRIAEEADAPLLPVVIWGSQRVWTKDHPKRLGRSNTPIFIRVGEPVDPTGDPDVATERLKSVMNGMLDQVRDDYTRAYGPFPSGEFWIPSDQGGSAPTLFDAARLDAEEREARKERKEAKVSERLNKRADAALGNARTVRARLKNLFRKR
- a CDS encoding GntR family transcriptional regulator → MPTSSRKSPAPELPDRIIVDGPIPKHAQLRSILEEMCTTQLHPGDILPGERALEEAYGVSRITVRRAIGDLVASNRLRRVRGRGTFVAPSPLVSRLHLASFSSEMKSQNVVASSKILMAGRACAPPEVASFFGATPSLLHTHLRRLRLGDGEPYSIDDGWYNATYVPNLLENDVYNSVYAIVERDYDLPITEADQVVTAVEADDHQAELLEVPPGTALLHIVRFSRSNSLPIEWCSSVYRTDRYRLNTRVSRAEGL
- the glpK gene encoding glycerol kinase GlpK encodes the protein MNVSQEKPYVVAIDQGTTSTRCVIVNQAGDVVSSAQFEHEQIMPRQGWVEHDPMEIWSNTRLAVSEAMVSIDASPENFAALGVTNQRETTVVWDRATGRPIYNAIVWQDTRTEDIAGDNPRRWFERTGLLANSYSAGPKIAWILDHVEGTRKRAESGELLAGTMDTWLLWNLTGGARGDEGRAAVHATDVTNASRTLLMDLRTRQWDPELCDAVGVPLQMLPEIRPSVGRFGQVRRRGTLRAVPITGILGDQQSAMFGQGCFAEGDAKNTYGTGLFLLLNTGSEPMVSQHGLLSTVLYEIEGEKPVYALEGSVAVGGSLIQWLRDQLGIIRSAQEIETLAARVDDNGGVVIVPAFSGLFAPRWRPDARGVIVGLTRFADRRHIARAALEATALQTKEVVEAMIADSGLSLNELRVDGGMVANDLLMQLQADVLGSSVVRPANIETTVMGAAFAAGIGAGFWPSLDSVRSLQKEDRSWSPEWGTQEREELVALWDKAVERSVDWA
- the serS gene encoding serine--tRNA ligase; this encodes MIDLKFLRENPDVVRASQVTRGEDPGLVDELLAADEIRREAIQAADALRNEQKSFGKKIGQAAPEDRSALLAGSNELKAKVKEAEEGQKSAEDKVFEIQMRLSNVVAGAPAGGEDDFIVLDTVGEPTTFDFEPKDHLELGTNLGLIDMERGTKVGGSRFYYLTGDGAFLQLGMMLLAAQKARAAGFQLMIPPVLVRPEIMQGTGFLGDHSEEIYYLERDDLYLVGTSEVALAGYHKDEIIDLRNGPLKYAGWSSCFRREAGSYGKDTRGIIRVHQFDKVEMFVYCKPEEAEVQHQALLAMEREMLAAMQVPYRVIDIAGGDLGASAARKFDTEGWVPTQGTYRELTSTSNCTTFQGRRLQTRYRDENGKAQVAATLNGTLATTRWLVAILENNQQADGSVVVPEALRPFVGKDVIEPKR
- a CDS encoding septum formation family protein, yielding MNLRSARSATAVRTGLVATLCAATAIGTFSYVTGHPVGGDSTHDGSINASADDPASFTTADVGACLTWNVSDSGEVTNFEQTPCDSEHRFEVSARENLGTYPSSEFGDEAPRPDLTRQAQLREELCQAPTLRFLNGRFDPVGRYSIAPILPPAAAWEAGDRTMLCGLQSTDSSGMPMLTVGSASTQDQARVSKPGECVLVDNSHSLRTVDCSEDHNLEITQVVDLTAQFPEGVPSVEDQDRYLSGVCTQAAMDYLGGEEQLYQSTLQPYWGTLEQPSWIGGSRSVNCALTFAREDGAFATVTGSAKDGREALKVDGQTPAAPPERDPLRDAARTP
- a CDS encoding HAD family hydrolase, which translates into the protein MDHAPKLVASDVDGTLLNSQDRVTPRVRDVIVRAVEAGTEVALATGRPHRWIFPVLDQLTVRPVCVTSNGAVLYDSATDRVLRSHVLDPETMTLVLESAKEAFYDVGGVAVGCERVGQSAFDPEEEIFVITPGFLHTWEEQGYGVLPEHEVISQPAAKMILRHEGLSAPEMFDKIFPFIDPDLAHVTYSMNEGLLEIAAPGVTKALGVSTLAELHGVDRSEVLCLGDMPNDIEMLQWAGLGVAMGNARDSVKDAADFVTATNNDEGLAQVLERWF